One window from the genome of Pseudomonas sp. L5B5 encodes:
- a CDS encoding ABC transporter permease, translating to MSELNGSASGFRRRLVALTKKEFRQLLRDKSNMAIGVILPIVLILIFGYGLSLDIRNTPLAVVLEDSSPVAREVVAKLESSAYFAVTRVTSMAEAQALMDKRRVDGIVRVPADFSRRLEQHDARLQLLLHGADANSAATLGRYVRGALAVWQQQRLDRTLQAPASGRVVIVERMWFNAANSSTWYLVPGLIALIMTLVGAFLTSLVLAREWERGTLESLFVTPVKSIEILLAKIIPYFVVGLLGLLMCLVSARLLFQVPIQGSLVLLLFSSMLYLLVTLGIGLLISAKTRNQFLASQIAIIFSFLPALMLSGFLFDLRNVPTFIRVVGSILPATYFMELVKTLFLAGNNGPLVLKNLAILTAYAVLLLNAARLCTRKKLD from the coding sequence ATGTCCGAACTCAATGGATCTGCATCAGGTTTCAGGCGCCGCTTGGTGGCGCTGACCAAGAAGGAGTTCCGCCAGTTGTTGCGGGACAAGAGCAACATGGCCATAGGCGTGATCCTGCCCATCGTGCTCATCCTGATATTTGGCTACGGCCTGTCGCTGGATATTCGCAATACGCCACTGGCCGTGGTCCTGGAAGACAGTTCGCCCGTCGCCAGGGAGGTGGTGGCCAAGCTCGAAAGCTCCGCCTACTTCGCGGTCACCCGAGTCACCAGCATGGCCGAGGCGCAGGCACTGATGGACAAGCGCCGGGTCGATGGCATCGTGCGGGTGCCGGCCGACTTTTCCAGGCGGCTCGAACAGCATGACGCGCGCTTGCAGTTGTTGCTGCATGGCGCCGATGCCAACAGCGCGGCGACGTTGGGGCGCTATGTCAGAGGCGCACTGGCGGTCTGGCAACAGCAGCGGCTGGATCGGACTCTGCAGGCACCCGCCTCGGGGCGGGTGGTGATCGTGGAACGCATGTGGTTCAACGCGGCCAACAGCAGTACCTGGTATCTGGTTCCCGGGCTGATCGCCCTGATCATGACGCTGGTGGGGGCGTTCCTGACGTCACTGGTGCTGGCTCGCGAGTGGGAGCGGGGCACGCTTGAGTCGCTGTTCGTCACCCCGGTCAAGTCGATCGAGATCCTGCTGGCCAAGATCATTCCCTACTTCGTGGTCGGCCTGCTGGGATTGCTGATGTGCCTGGTCTCGGCGCGGCTGCTGTTCCAGGTACCGATCCAGGGCTCGCTGGTGCTCTTGCTGTTCAGCTCGATGCTGTACCTGCTGGTAACCCTGGGAATCGGCCTGCTGATCTCGGCGAAGACCCGCAACCAGTTCCTGGCGAGCCAGATCGCGATCATCTTCAGCTTCCTGCCGGCGTTGATGCTGTCGGGGTTCCTGTTCGATCTGCGCAACGTGCCGACATTCATCCGCGTGGTCGGCTCGATCCTGCCGGCGACCTATTTCATGGAGCTGGTGAAGACCCTGTTCCTGGCGGGCAACAACGGGCCGCTGGTGCTGAAGAACCTGGCGATCCTCACAGCCTATGCAGTGTTGCTCCTGAATGCGGCACGTCTTTGCACGCGCAAGAAGCTGGATTGA
- a CDS encoding NAD(P)/FAD-dependent oxidoreductase translates to MNDVLFGQVPNHYDVLLAGNSISVTMLAACLARNDVRVGLLRNRHMPPDLTGEATIPYTSMIFELIADRYSVPEIKNIARTRDIHQKVMPSSGVKKNLGFIYHQCTRAVDMGKALQFNVPSEHGENHLFRPDIDAYLLAAAVRYGVQLVEIEDAPRVVLDDAGVKVAVAQGGWVSADFIVDGSLAGQVIARQAGLESLACPLQTRTREFSTHMLGVVPFDECVDDDFPGRWHDGTLHHVFAEGWVGIIPFDNHAHSRNPLASVLVSLREDACQGKDGDQVLAGLIDKYPGLGKHLSGARRVREWTVREPLNQVYPSVLERRCLMFDEGAATNDLLFSRKLSNGAELVLGLAHRLIDAVRSGDYRSRALNEFIVTQDSIITLSDRIAAGAYVAFRDPELWNAFARVWLLQSIAATITARKVNDAFAKSLDPHAFDEIDRLAEDGFWMPLYQGYKDILNTTLGLCDDVKNTQVSAAQAAASIFAELAKASFVPPIFDFANPHARVYQLTTLRKLKALWWGLMQVPSEVGRLIFYRSFRKPSMRKES, encoded by the coding sequence ATGAATGATGTGCTGTTTGGCCAGGTGCCAAACCATTACGACGTGCTTCTGGCAGGCAACAGCATCAGCGTGACGATGCTCGCCGCCTGCCTGGCCAGAAACGATGTGCGTGTCGGCTTGCTGCGCAACCGCCACATGCCGCCCGACCTGACGGGGGAGGCGACGATTCCCTACACCTCGATGATCTTCGAGTTGATTGCCGACCGGTATTCGGTGCCGGAAATAAAGAACATTGCCCGTACCCGCGATATCCACCAGAAGGTCATGCCCTCATCCGGGGTGAAGAAGAACCTGGGTTTCATCTACCACCAGTGCACTCGGGCCGTGGACATGGGCAAGGCGTTGCAGTTCAACGTGCCCTCCGAACATGGCGAGAACCACTTGTTCAGGCCGGACATCGACGCCTACCTGCTGGCGGCGGCGGTGCGTTACGGGGTGCAACTGGTGGAGATCGAGGATGCCCCCCGGGTCGTGCTCGATGATGCCGGGGTCAAGGTGGCAGTGGCACAGGGGGGATGGGTCAGTGCCGATTTCATCGTCGATGGCAGCCTTGCCGGCCAGGTGATCGCCCGCCAGGCAGGGCTGGAGTCGCTGGCCTGCCCGCTGCAGACCCGGACCCGGGAGTTCTCCACCCACATGCTCGGGGTGGTGCCGTTCGACGAGTGCGTGGACGACGATTTCCCCGGCCGGTGGCATGACGGCACGCTGCATCACGTCTTCGCGGAGGGCTGGGTCGGCATCATTCCTTTCGACAACCACGCGCATTCGCGCAACCCGCTGGCCAGCGTGCTGGTGTCATTGCGCGAGGACGCCTGCCAGGGCAAGGACGGCGATCAGGTGCTGGCCGGGCTGATCGACAAGTACCCGGGGCTGGGCAAGCACCTGTCCGGCGCCAGGCGAGTACGCGAATGGACGGTTCGCGAGCCGCTGAACCAGGTCTATCCCTCGGTGCTCGAGCGCCGCTGCCTGATGTTCGATGAAGGGGCGGCGACCAACGACCTGCTGTTCTCGCGCAAGCTCTCCAACGGAGCGGAGCTGGTCCTGGGGCTGGCCCATCGCTTGATCGATGCCGTGCGCAGCGGTGATTACCGCAGCCGTGCCCTCAACGAGTTCATCGTGACCCAGGACAGCATCATCACCCTGAGCGATCGCATCGCCGCAGGAGCCTATGTCGCCTTTCGCGACCCCGAACTGTGGAATGCCTTTGCCCGGGTCTGGCTGTTGCAGTCGATCGCCGCCACGATCACCGCGCGCAAAGTCAACGATGCCTTTGCCAAGTCCCTGGATCCACATGCGTTCGATGAGATCGATCGACTCGCCGAGGATGGTTTCTGGATGCCCCTGTACCAGGGGTACAAGGATATTCTCAACACCACGCTGGGGCTTTGCGATGACGTCAAGAACACCCAGGTTTCTGCTGCGCAAGCAGCAGCCAGCATTTTTGCGGAGCTGGCCAAGGCCAGTTTTGTGCCGCCTATTTTTGATTTTGCTAATCCTCACGCTCGTGTCTATCAGCTGACCACCTTGCGCAAGCTCAAGGCCCTCTGGTGGGGCCTCATGCAGGTGCCTTCAGAGGTCGGGCGGCTGATCTTCTATCGATCCTTCAGAAAACCTTCCATGCGCAAGGAGAGTTGA
- a CDS encoding HlyD family efflux transporter periplasmic adaptor subunit, which yields MKKQLIAGVVVLLAVTAGACWWFLGPEEEDDRLKLYGNVDIRQVSLAFEGSERIAALHAEEGDLVQAGQVLAELDTRTLRLEIARSKARISAQEQALLRLKNGSRPQEVEQARSRFDAAQAEAQLAQLEQQRLRRIADETQGKGVSQQRLDQAAARLRVAKAQVQEQRESWNLAKIGPRDEDIAQATADLQVSSADLDLLEHYLARAQLKAPTQARVRSRLLEPGDMASPARAVFALALTDPKWVRAYVNERQLGQVRPDQPARVFTDSFPDQAIDGKVGYISSVAEFTPKSVETQDLRTSLVYEIRVLVKDPDDRLRLGMPATVYLDQAPGAGATP from the coding sequence ATGAAGAAGCAGTTGATTGCAGGGGTTGTCGTGTTGCTGGCGGTAACGGCAGGGGCTTGCTGGTGGTTCCTCGGTCCCGAGGAAGAGGACGATCGCCTGAAGCTGTATGGCAACGTCGATATCCGCCAGGTCTCCCTGGCTTTTGAAGGGAGCGAGCGCATTGCCGCGCTGCATGCCGAGGAGGGCGACCTGGTGCAGGCCGGACAGGTGCTGGCCGAGCTCGACACGCGCACGTTGCGCCTGGAAATAGCCCGCTCCAAGGCCCGGATCAGCGCCCAGGAACAGGCGCTGCTGCGCCTGAAGAATGGCTCCCGGCCCCAGGAGGTCGAACAGGCCAGGTCGCGCTTCGATGCCGCCCAGGCCGAAGCGCAACTGGCCCAGCTGGAACAGCAGCGCCTGCGTCGAATCGCCGACGAGACCCAAGGCAAGGGCGTGAGCCAGCAACGCCTGGACCAGGCCGCTGCCCGTCTGCGGGTGGCCAAGGCCCAGGTCCAGGAGCAGCGCGAGTCCTGGAACCTGGCCAAGATCGGGCCGCGGGACGAGGACATCGCCCAGGCGACGGCCGACCTGCAAGTCTCCAGCGCCGATCTCGACCTGTTGGAGCATTACCTCGCACGGGCCCAGCTCAAGGCCCCGACCCAGGCGCGGGTACGCTCGCGCCTGCTCGAGCCTGGCGACATGGCCTCTCCTGCGCGTGCGGTATTCGCCCTGGCGCTGACCGATCCCAAATGGGTCCGGGCCTATGTCAATGAGCGTCAGCTGGGCCAGGTGCGGCCGGATCAGCCCGCGCGGGTATTCACCGACAGCTTTCCCGACCAGGCCATCGACGGCAAGGTCGGGTACATCTCCTCGGTGGCCGAGTTCACCCCGAAATCGGTCGAGACGCAGGACTTGCGCACCAGCCTGGTCTACGAGATCCGGGTGCTGGTCAAGGACCCTGACGACCGTCTGCGGCTTGGCATGCCGGCCACCGTCTACCTCGACCAGGCGCCTGGCGCGGGGGCCACGCCATGA
- the pltE gene encoding L-prolyl-[peptidyl-carrier protein] dehydrogenase, whose translation MDFSYDVAQTQHAAMIAQVCAGPLAEARNRHSNYFTAQQWAICGEAGLLGLSIPREYGGQGLGALSTAIAMHAFGLGCSDMGLVFAAAAHQFACAMPIAEFASEQIKREVLPKLASGEFIGSNAITEPEAGSDSSNLKTRAWLQADGSYRLSGHKSFAGNAPIADIFVTYATSNPEYGALGVSGFVVQRHTAGIRVSDPLSKVCLKSCPAGEVFFDDCPVPAINRLGEEGQGRQVFQSSMGWERACLFAAFLGMMERQLAQTIEHARTRRQFGKPIGDNQAVSHRIAQMKLRLESARLLLFRACWGMDQGEPGQLNIALSKLAISEGALASSIDAIRVFGGKGCLDAFGIESMLRDSIGTTIFSGTTDMQHEIIARELKL comes from the coding sequence ATGGACTTCAGCTATGACGTCGCCCAGACCCAACATGCAGCAATGATTGCCCAGGTGTGCGCCGGCCCGCTGGCCGAGGCCCGCAACCGGCATTCGAACTATTTCACGGCTCAGCAGTGGGCGATCTGCGGTGAGGCCGGACTGCTGGGGCTGTCGATTCCCCGGGAATACGGCGGCCAGGGCCTCGGGGCCCTGTCGACGGCCATTGCGATGCATGCATTCGGCCTGGGCTGCAGCGACATGGGGCTGGTGTTTGCGGCGGCGGCGCATCAGTTCGCCTGCGCCATGCCCATCGCCGAGTTCGCCTCGGAGCAGATCAAGCGCGAAGTCCTGCCCAAGCTGGCCAGTGGCGAGTTCATCGGTTCCAACGCGATCACCGAGCCCGAGGCCGGGTCGGATTCGAGCAACCTGAAAACCCGGGCCTGGCTACAGGCCGACGGCAGTTATCGCCTCAGCGGGCACAAGAGTTTTGCCGGCAATGCGCCGATCGCCGACATCTTCGTGACCTATGCCACCAGCAACCCCGAGTACGGCGCGCTGGGTGTCAGCGGTTTCGTGGTGCAGCGCCATACGGCGGGCATCCGCGTCAGCGATCCGCTGAGCAAGGTGTGCCTGAAGAGCTGTCCGGCCGGTGAAGTGTTCTTCGATGATTGCCCGGTACCTGCAATCAATCGCCTGGGCGAGGAAGGGCAAGGCAGGCAGGTATTCCAGAGTTCGATGGGGTGGGAGCGTGCCTGCCTGTTCGCGGCATTCCTCGGAATGATGGAGCGCCAGTTGGCCCAGACCATCGAACACGCCCGTACCCGTCGCCAGTTCGGCAAGCCAATTGGCGACAACCAGGCGGTTTCCCATCGCATCGCCCAGATGAAGCTGCGCCTGGAATCGGCCCGACTGCTGCTGTTCAGGGCGTGCTGGGGCATGGACCAGGGTGAACCGGGGCAACTGAACATCGCCCTGTCGAAGCTGGCGATCAGCGAAGGGGCACTGGCATCGAGCATCGATGCGATCCGGGTCTTCGGCGGCAAGGGCTGCCTGGATGCCTTTGGCATCGAGTCGATGCTGCGCGACTCCATCGGCACCACGATCTTTTCCGGCACCACCGACATGCAGCACGAGATCATCGCCCGGGAGCTCAAGCTATGA
- a CDS encoding ATP-binding cassette domain-containing protein, which translates to MNAAVATVRAADVVKHFQAGARQQLALDRISLEVPSGRLSALVGPDGAGKTTLLRLIAGLMKADAGQLSVLGLDVGAQPQQVQDRISYMPQKFGLYEDLTVQENLELYADLHGVCGPQRDERFSRLLQMMDLERFRSRLAGQLSGGMKQKLGLACTLVRSPQLLLLDEPTVGVDPLSRRELWSIIEQLIEQENLTVLISTAYMDEAQRCAQVFVLYQGRLIAQGPPAHLCELAQGMCYGVVPRHGTPARSLQARLLDDREHVIDAVPEGGKVRFIRDARASLAQIEPLADLAEPRALAARLEDGFMVLLRQQVKDAVVVTAEPPPAANDSADDIAEERAVVIEVRDLVRKFGDFTAVANTSFQVLKGEIFGLLGPNGAGKTTTFRMLCGLLPASSGYLEVAGVNLRTARAAARRKIGYVSQKFALYANLSAVENLRFFGGAYGLHGARLHERMALMLEQFDLDEHKHARSGELPGGYKQRLAMAVALLHEPQILFLDEPTSGIDPLARRAFWRRITALAQSGTTIVITTHFMEEAEYCDRIVIQDAGRLLALGTPEQVRQQGSEALADMDSAFIAVVERARAQARATGQ; encoded by the coding sequence ATGAATGCCGCAGTCGCCACGGTCCGGGCCGCCGACGTGGTCAAGCACTTCCAGGCTGGCGCCCGGCAGCAGCTGGCCCTGGACCGGATTTCCCTGGAGGTACCCAGTGGCCGGTTGAGTGCGCTGGTCGGCCCCGATGGCGCCGGAAAGACCACCTTGCTGCGGCTGATCGCCGGGTTGATGAAGGCCGATGCCGGACAACTGAGCGTACTGGGCCTGGATGTCGGCGCACAGCCACAGCAGGTGCAGGATCGCATCAGCTACATGCCCCAGAAGTTCGGGCTGTACGAAGACCTGACTGTCCAGGAGAACCTGGAGCTTTATGCCGACCTGCACGGTGTCTGCGGTCCGCAGCGTGACGAGCGGTTTTCCCGACTGCTGCAGATGATGGACCTCGAGCGATTCCGCAGCCGGTTGGCCGGGCAACTTTCCGGCGGCATGAAGCAGAAACTGGGGCTGGCCTGCACGCTGGTCCGTTCTCCGCAGCTGTTGCTGCTGGACGAACCCACGGTAGGGGTGGACCCTCTGTCGCGCCGGGAACTGTGGAGCATCATCGAGCAACTGATCGAACAGGAAAACCTGACGGTGCTGATCAGCACCGCCTACATGGACGAAGCCCAGCGTTGCGCCCAGGTGTTCGTGCTGTACCAGGGACGGTTGATCGCCCAGGGCCCACCGGCCCATCTGTGCGAGCTGGCGCAAGGCATGTGCTACGGGGTCGTCCCGCGCCACGGCACACCGGCCAGGTCGCTGCAGGCACGTTTGCTCGATGACCGCGAGCACGTCATCGACGCGGTGCCTGAAGGTGGCAAGGTTCGTTTCATTCGCGATGCCCGCGCTTCATTAGCGCAGATCGAGCCCCTGGCCGACCTGGCCGAGCCCCGGGCCCTGGCAGCACGCCTGGAAGATGGTTTCATGGTGCTGCTCAGGCAACAGGTCAAAGACGCCGTCGTGGTGACTGCAGAACCGCCGCCGGCGGCCAACGACAGCGCGGATGACATCGCAGAGGAGCGTGCGGTGGTGATCGAGGTCCGTGACCTGGTGCGCAAGTTCGGCGACTTCACCGCGGTTGCCAACACCTCGTTCCAGGTCCTGAAGGGCGAGATCTTCGGTTTGCTGGGCCCCAACGGCGCCGGCAAGACCACGACATTCCGCATGCTCTGCGGTTTGCTTCCAGCCTCCAGTGGCTACCTGGAAGTCGCCGGCGTCAACCTGCGTACCGCGCGGGCGGCCGCGCGACGCAAGATTGGCTACGTATCGCAGAAGTTCGCCCTGTACGCCAACCTGTCGGCCGTGGAAAACCTGCGTTTCTTCGGCGGCGCCTATGGCCTGCATGGGGCCCGGTTGCACGAGAGGATGGCGCTGATGCTCGAGCAGTTCGACCTCGACGAGCACAAGCATGCCCGCAGCGGCGAGTTGCCCGGTGGCTACAAGCAGCGCCTGGCCATGGCGGTCGCACTACTGCACGAACCGCAGATCCTGTTCCTCGACGAGCCCACCAGCGGCATCGATCCCCTGGCCCGCAGGGCCTTCTGGCGACGGATCACCGCCCTGGCACAAAGCGGCACCACGATCGTCATCACCACCCATTTCATGGAAGAGGCCGAGTACTGCGATCGCATCGTCATCCAGGATGCCGGACGCCTGTTGGCCCTGGGCACTCCTGAGCAAGTGCGCCAGCAGGGCAGCGAGGCGCTGGCCGACATGGACAGTGCGTTCATTGCCGTTGTCGAGCGAGCCCGGGCACAAGCCCGTGCCACAGGGCAGTAA
- a CDS encoding amino acid adenylation domain-containing protein, with protein sequence MKLIHERVMHSIARYPQHLAVVDEQHGLSYEALEARTREFVAMFCALGVKQGQRVLLWAHKSAELVAVMQAALRLGVVYVPIDPMSPVARLEKIAHDCQGVLVICTAARLPELATPELQPLRCVVLDDPTCTHHWRNIDVAASPVPQVRIQPDDLAYILYTSGSTGVPKGVALSHGNALAFVDWACQRYAFAPGDRFANHAPFHFDLSVLDLYGALSCGGTVYLVPESIAYSPRLLTDFVRSHEITVWYSVPSVLMMMMQDGGLLADRQATLRVLLFAGEPFPIKHLRELRGAYPDVRLANLFGPTETNVCTAFDVVAVDPQRLLPVPIGTAASGNRVWAQKDDGRRCGIDEEGELIVEGPTVMLGYFGKSPQQGPYRTGDMVRQLADGNYEYLGRRDDMLKLRGNRIERGEVEAALLAHPLISEAAVLVTGEGMNAQLWAVLVPQGEATLSIIDLKRHCAQRLPRYMIIDKMLCLDALPRNANGKVDRFALARRVEE encoded by the coding sequence ATGAAGCTGATACATGAACGGGTAATGCACAGCATTGCCCGCTATCCCCAGCATCTGGCGGTGGTGGACGAGCAGCACGGGCTGAGCTACGAAGCACTGGAAGCGCGGACCAGGGAATTCGTCGCGATGTTCTGTGCCCTGGGGGTGAAGCAGGGGCAGCGGGTCCTGCTGTGGGCGCACAAGTCGGCGGAACTGGTGGCGGTGATGCAGGCGGCCCTGCGGCTGGGCGTGGTGTACGTTCCCATCGATCCGATGAGCCCGGTGGCGCGCCTGGAAAAGATTGCCCATGACTGCCAGGGCGTGCTGGTCATCTGCACCGCCGCGCGGCTGCCGGAACTGGCCACTCCCGAGCTGCAACCGCTTCGCTGCGTGGTGCTGGACGACCCGACCTGCACGCACCACTGGCGCAACATCGATGTCGCTGCCAGCCCGGTGCCGCAGGTGCGGATCCAGCCGGATGACCTGGCCTACATCCTCTACACATCGGGGTCCACGGGGGTGCCCAAGGGGGTGGCGCTCAGCCATGGCAACGCCCTGGCGTTTGTCGACTGGGCGTGCCAGCGCTACGCCTTCGCGCCTGGCGATCGTTTCGCCAACCACGCGCCGTTTCATTTCGACCTGTCGGTGCTGGACCTCTATGGCGCGCTCAGTTGCGGCGGCACGGTCTACCTGGTGCCCGAGTCCATCGCGTACTCGCCCCGGTTGTTGACCGACTTTGTCAGGTCCCATGAAATCACGGTCTGGTACTCGGTCCCGTCGGTACTCATGATGATGATGCAAGACGGCGGCTTGCTGGCGGATCGGCAAGCGACCCTGCGGGTCCTGCTGTTTGCCGGCGAGCCGTTCCCGATCAAGCATCTGCGGGAACTGCGTGGGGCCTACCCCGACGTGCGCCTGGCCAATCTTTTCGGGCCTACCGAAACCAACGTGTGCACCGCGTTCGACGTGGTTGCCGTCGATCCCCAGCGCCTGCTGCCGGTGCCGATCGGCACGGCGGCATCGGGCAACCGCGTCTGGGCGCAAAAGGACGATGGCCGTCGCTGCGGGATCGATGAAGAGGGCGAGCTGATCGTCGAGGGACCCACGGTCATGCTGGGTTACTTCGGCAAGTCGCCGCAGCAGGGCCCGTACCGGACCGGTGACATGGTCAGGCAACTGGCCGACGGCAACTACGAATACCTGGGGCGGCGCGACGATATGCTCAAGCTGCGCGGCAACCGCATTGAGCGTGGGGAAGTCGAAGCGGCCTTGCTCGCCCACCCGCTGATCAGCGAGGCCGCGGTCCTGGTGACGGGGGAGGGAATGAACGCCCAGTTGTGGGCCGTGCTGGTTCCCCAGGGCGAGGCCACGTTGTCGATCATCGATCTCAAGCGCCACTGCGCACAACGCCTGCCGCGCTACATGATCATCGACAAGATGCTGTGCCTGGACGCGCTGCCGCGCAATGCCAATGGCAAGGTCGATCGTTTTGCCCTGGCTCGGCGAGTGGAGGAATGA
- a CDS encoding TetR/AcrR family transcriptional regulator produces MSTRRRTSRSDGEHTRIRILEVAARLFALHGYAATASKLICEEAGADLAAINYHFGSREELYKAVLIEGHQQLVNVDTLAQLAGSDEPAQTKLDVFIDTIVSRVLDEQSWQSKVCAREILSPTIHFSSLVQEEVMPKFRLLGAIISEITGFAPGDPALARCVISIIAPCLMLAVIDRQQASPLQAVLQHDADALKTHFKLFARSGLAAIAR; encoded by the coding sequence ATGAGCACTCGACGCAGAACCAGCAGAAGCGACGGCGAACACACCAGAATCCGCATCCTCGAGGTGGCTGCCCGGCTGTTTGCCCTGCATGGCTATGCCGCCACCGCGAGCAAGCTCATCTGTGAGGAAGCCGGCGCCGATCTCGCGGCCATCAACTATCACTTCGGCAGCCGGGAAGAGCTGTACAAGGCCGTGCTGATCGAAGGACACCAGCAGTTGGTCAACGTCGACACCCTGGCGCAGCTCGCTGGCAGCGATGAACCGGCGCAGACCAAGCTCGATGTGTTCATCGATACCATCGTCAGCCGGGTGCTCGATGAGCAAAGCTGGCAAAGCAAGGTCTGTGCACGGGAAATCCTGTCGCCTACGATCCATTTTTCCAGCCTTGTCCAGGAAGAAGTCATGCCCAAGTTTCGCCTGCTGGGGGCGATCATCAGCGAGATCACCGGCTTCGCACCGGGCGATCCGGCACTGGCGCGCTGCGTTATCAGCATCATTGCGCCCTGCCTCATGCTCGCGGTGATCGACCGCCAGCAAGCCAGCCCGCTCCAGGCCGTGCTGCAGCACGATGCGGATGCCCTGAAGACCCATTTCAAGCTGTTTGCCAGATCCGGGCTCGCGGCCATTGCCCGATAA
- a CDS encoding thioesterase II family protein, whose product MQTPSRLDQDLWFPYASRPRGKMRLFTFPYAGSGASVFHRWFLPLYDQVDLYALQLPGREGRSRETPYVDLQVAANAVADCLEPFSDDIPCCFFGHSMGALLAFAVAEVLQQRQRRLPLQLVLSGMVAPHVPQRVAPLHRMPAQQATAVLQAMGGVPAVVLAEEDLMQMYLPIIQADIAMVHSHVGARVSALDTDITCLSGTDDLIAPPEFMQPWRNYTRCGFEQFVFPGGHFFLDGPVMSRVKSVLGAAMRQRAGSLAS is encoded by the coding sequence ATGCAGACGCCGTCACGCCTGGATCAGGACCTGTGGTTTCCCTATGCCAGCCGACCACGGGGCAAGATGCGGCTGTTCACCTTTCCCTATGCCGGAAGCGGGGCGTCGGTGTTCCATCGCTGGTTCCTGCCGCTCTACGACCAGGTCGACCTGTATGCCTTGCAGTTGCCAGGCCGGGAAGGGCGCAGCCGGGAAACCCCGTATGTCGACCTGCAGGTCGCGGCCAATGCCGTAGCCGATTGCCTGGAGCCGTTCAGCGATGACATTCCCTGCTGTTTCTTCGGACACAGCATGGGGGCACTGCTGGCGTTTGCGGTCGCCGAGGTGCTGCAGCAGCGCCAGCGCCGCCTGCCCTTGCAGCTGGTGCTGTCGGGCATGGTCGCGCCCCATGTGCCGCAACGGGTTGCCCCGCTGCATCGGATGCCGGCGCAGCAGGCCACGGCCGTCCTGCAAGCGATGGGGGGCGTGCCTGCGGTGGTGCTGGCCGAGGAGGACCTGATGCAGATGTACCTGCCCATCATCCAGGCGGATATCGCGATGGTTCATTCCCATGTCGGCGCGCGCGTCAGCGCCCTGGACACCGACATCACCTGCCTGAGCGGCACCGATGACCTGATCGCGCCGCCCGAATTCATGCAGCCGTGGCGCAACTACACCCGCTGCGGTTTCGAGCAGTTCGTGTTTCCCGGCGGGCATTTCTTCCTCGACGGGCCTGTCATGTCCCGGGTCAAGTCCGTGCTGGGTGCTGCCATGCGCCAGCGGGCCGGCAGCCTGGCAAGTTGA